The genomic segment cccccgcgacctttaattggactaagcggtagaagatggatggacggacatcATCATACAAAAATTTCTGTCAGATTATGAGTTTTTCTTATTAATTTTGGCGGCAGATTTAAAGGCATGTTTGGAAAATGTGTTGGGTTTAATACAGTTGGATAGATCTTGACGATGTTGCCAAAGACAAAGCTGACACGATAAAAGGAGGTTAAAATATGACTAATGGCTCCTTTTGGTGACTGATTAAAGGCCTCTGAGGACTTCATGAAGAAACATTACCTGGACTTGAAGGACATGCCGTTCTACGCTGGACTCTGCAAATACATGTCATCTGGACCCGTCCTGGccatggtaacacacacacacgcacacacacacctcggTATGTGTGATGTCACGCCTACGCTGACACACCCACAAGGTGTCTCACACATCGGAATGACATCACTGTTCCTCGCAAATCTGTAACACCCAACCAGAACTGATGCAGCTAGAATCTGCTCCCTagtggacaaacacacacattgctGGAACATGAGTTTTGCGTGAAGCGCATGCTGCAGTAGGACGATGACGATTTTCAACTTGTGTTTgcgttatttaaaaaaacaacacacatacacaccctgTATCACAGACCAAATGCCCCCcgcaaaaaaaatcagtccgccctgctttcactgcgcatgcgtcattagccgcggttcacaaaTTATCACctgtttctgtttcaaactgcactcactccagtcatcatctatctcagccacagatatctgaagcttttgtacaacaatcaattccacataaattcagcattatttcatcataaatgatggctgaagcgatcagagcgccgtggcTACACAAGCTgcgagctgatgcgttcactgcacgtcagtCATTTTAAAGCGTCACTGagtttcgccttgtttctgcttaaaactgactttagaatgatttaagaggttttaccttgtcatctgatggttaataatcacattattccctttgatcactttggtgaGCTGCTGCTGTCCcaaatgacacgtgcagtgaaggcagggggactgtTTTTTTAggcgggggaccgttcggtctgcgacacctgcACCAGAGTTATTTACAAGCTAAGCGTTAAGCGCTTATCACTGTTtgtatgaaatttttttttttgagaacatTGTGTCACATGACCAGCTTTCCCCCAGTCACTGCTCTTTATTGCCACCTGCTgtctaagtccctttggctgctcccttgtttttacttgGGGTCGCTACCGCAGATCCAGTGTGGATTtgcacgttgaattggcacaagtttttcaccggatgcccttcctgatgcaactctataaGACATGGAGAGACCGGTAGGGGTGgagcttccacactgaaaccagctgcactaaccacttggccatcactcCTGCTTGCCACCCGCTGTCTCAGagaataaaacagtttttgtGATGACTCGAAATCATTGCGTTGTGTATTTTGTAATTGTTTCAGGTGTGGGAGGGTCAGAACATCGTGAAGCTGGTCAGGATGATGCTTGGCGAGACCAACCCTGCTGATTCCAAACCCGGCAGCATCCGTGGAGATCTGTGCATCAATATCAGCAGGTCAGTTAACAACAACAGCATGTTGCTCGAGTCTGGTCAGAACTTACAGTCACATAAGGGATCTATAAATGTTCTCAGTCTTAATTCCCAGTTTGGAAACTCTGTCCACTGACTTCTTGGAGCTTAAGGGCAGAAGTCCTGTAGAGACTCTGTTACCTGGACTTAATCATGCTAGACTTTGAGATCAAAATATTTCACGGGACTTTGCACATAAAAATGGGTGACCTAATTGTTCTTTTAGGAtaagaaaggtgtgtgtgtgtgtgggggggggggggctgtgttgGAGTCACTGTCCACAGGAAGAGGAGTTTGATCCCTTGATCACCAGAGAAGTTGTAGGTCACAGCTGAGGGTAAACAAGGATGCATTTGTAAGAGGAATCTGAAGGAACACCATGGCTCATGCTCAAAGTCACTGGAGGATGGGCTGGTGGTTGGTGGACCCATGATGCAGTGGTCAACACCAGTGTACGCATATGCTAAGACCTTCCTCTGACTTTTACAAGGATGTGGTTTAATGAAGtgttaataaataaatgcatcaatAACCATTGATTTAAATAACAGCATTGTTTATATCAAAGACAAAACAACAAATTGTGGCTCAATTTGACTAGAAAAAGTGTGGGACAATCCAGCCTAGATTTTAcccattttcttatttttattaaaGTCTCTCAGGGTTtcgctccactatgaagctgtatCGGGAGGCACAGCAGGCAAGTCTCCCCAATCACAGCCAAGCTTGGAAAAACCTTCACAGTCATcgcagtgtcttggtggcttccctcatttgttAACTTTGTGCACGCTTACCCGTTGAAGATGACCTACTCCAAACACGTTTACTGTGCCAAACTCTTTAATTTaagcaaacttaaaaaaaaaaaccaaacaaacaaaacatttttacatTAAAAGATGTATACATGTTTGTATTATTTTTCTTCTATTTGTTATTTTAGATAAGTTAAATAAggaattaaaaatatttttatataAAGGAATCCCACCAGGAGTTGGTCCTGGTTAGTAGTACTGGTTAGGAACACCTGAAGCTGTATGTTTCTTCTTGTAGACCCAGAGTTACATGAGGAAAGCCAAATTCCAACATGGAGATACACTGTGGCGACCCTGGGTGTCCAGGGAAACTAACTGGGGGGGATTCTAAAACACTAACAGGATGTCAAAGGTCAACACACTGTTTTATTTGGACCGCTTATGTAAATAAATTATTCATGATTATTTTGTGATTTAACAATAATCTTgtgaaaaataaaagttttctgttttgatttttttcaataaccatttttttttttccaactgtaAGTAACATATATGTGTAACGTCTCcttgctgagcatttaaaaagcagtgaagcaaaacATTGTGGGTCATCTCTCTCAGCTCAGAGAACATAAAtctgtttttttgtcttgttttcaGAAACATCATCCACGGCAGCGACACCCTGGAAAATGCCAAGACAGAGGTGGACCTTTGGTTCAAGGCTGAGGAGTTTGTGTCCTACACTCAGTGCTCCCAGCCTTTCCTGTACGAGTGACCGCCTAACAACGAACAATAAAGTTTCATCTTAACAACACGCGTGGTCTCCCACTGTCTGAAAAGCTCTGGGGGCGGGGCTCAATACCtttaaacaaaccaaaaaaaaaaaaaaaaaaaaaaaaggtaattagTTTAAATCAGCTGGAAAAATGTTTTCTTACTGACAAACACTCAGACACACattta from the Thalassophryne amazonica chromosome 16, fThaAma1.1, whole genome shotgun sequence genome contains:
- the LOC117528521 gene encoding nucleoside diphosphate kinase A-like, producing the protein MERTFIAVKPDGVQRGLCGEIIKRFEQRGFKMVAAKFIQASEDFMKKHYLDLKDMPFYAGLCKYMSSGPVLAMVWEGQNIVKLVRMMLGETNPADSKPGSIRGDLCINISRNIIHGSDTLENAKTEVDLWFKAEEFVSYTQCSQPFLYE